Genomic window (Helianthus annuus cultivar XRQ/B chromosome 3, HanXRQr2.0-SUNRISE, whole genome shotgun sequence):
cactttggccatcatattgtctacgtgcaggaaattaaaattgttcaacagacaagaaaagtaaattgttcaggACATCAACCATCAAACCtaaaaaaaagtgggctccggcctaggcatcaatatccatcatcgcccactcagctgccctcacacagcggcatcctctcctgctttccccggcttctcagcaccggcatcctctccagcatcctgtccagcatcctcaccagcatctgctccagcatccttcttgtctccaacCTGATCCGCCACCCCTGCTGACTTGGAAGATTCACCGGCTTCAGATGGGAGTGGCACAGCCTTGCCTCCGAGCTCCTTCAGCTTGGCTACCCAGGATTCAATTGGCCAGGATGGGCAAACAagacctgtctccttggcctcataggccatcttgatgcgtgcttgtaacagggagacaatagcggaagtcttgattccttcccggaaattgatcatggCCTGATCGTGACCCATTTGCATGGTGGCCAATTTGAGCTCAGCATCCTGGGTGACCTTTTTCAGCTTATCCTCATAGTGCCGGCTCttcgcttcagcaatggcaccttggtcagcaACGGTGCTTTCGAGCTGTTTGATCCTGGCTTCATGAAGGGCGACGGTACCACATGCATCGTTGTACAAGTGGAgcaaatgctggaggccctgtGCATCAATAACAGGTACAAGTTAGAATATGTATCTCTATAATGACtaagatatcctatcaggatatccagttaggatatccaggcaggatatatgtgcaggatatacGTGCAGAATATGtgtcaggatattaccttgttgaggaaggatgtcattggctctaaggaatcGGTGAAGCTGAGCtcgtcataggagaacccttcTGAGCTTGGAGCGCTGACTTCAAGGCCTTTCCTCTTTTTCGCCGTGGAAGCACGAgtccttgggttggccttgggagctggGAGTGGCTTGGAGCTAGTAGCAGCAGGAGCCTCCTTCTTGACTATAGAGGGAGTTGGATAGCTGTCAAGTTCTTCAAGGTCTAGATAGACTGggactttgctggaatctgcacacagggagtaaaattctaaacctTTCCTAAAGATATCAACTAAAAAACATGTGTCTACAGGATAtcttgcaggatccttaccagacatggttgcgcttgaaagagggcttggGGTTGctggagatgggttgaaacttctctctgcTTCCGGAAGGAGCCTGATAGCGTCTATTCTTTTTTGAGAATCTGCAAGGGGAtgtgctagcttcctaaaatcagctgtacaagaaaacgacaaagtcagttcaggatataaagcaggataacaagcaggatcatctttaaaccctaaatcctacccttcttcaaccaatgcaccggataatccgctccaccagggattgaatctctttttacgaaaaagaatttggatttccattcctcttcattcctggtggctcggaggattAGTGGGTCACTGGAAGTAGAATAAAACAAGAATCGACAAGAACCGTGGCACCTAAGTCGGTATGCTAATGGGAGATCATGAACAGAAAGGTCAgggatatggttgttcttgatttgatcaagaacggacaagactcgccaaagcattggcattgtttgactGAAGCAAATTTTTGTGACATCAAAAAACTCGGTGATAAATTCAGAAAAAGGGAATTGCAGCCCTAGAGTGAAGGGGAAAGCATTGAAACACAgccactcgtcggaaaccatatccgatcggatttcctgatcaaatggccggaacaccgtcccttttgggaagatgccggaggatTTGAGGGCCGACAAGTGGGCACTGTCGAAGGAGCATATTTCCTTCTccggatcttggagaatattctgGTGAATAAATGTGGGGGCGGAATCGCCGGAGCTGGATCTTGTCTGCCTTGTCATGTTGCCGGAATATTGAAGAGGGTGAAAAAGGAAGATAAAGTTGAGAGAAAGtgtttaccttttttctcttcggAGATAGTTAAATGAAGACAAGGATGAAAAAGATATAGGGTGTGATGAGTAATTATAGGCTGGGTGGTTGAAAGCTATCACATCAATGGTCTTATCTCTTCATTGCCTCGTTCTTCGggaaaaaatataaccgttagtaaccaggatacttaacggtaacattttttggggacaattgttatgggtgaaattctgagcctatatcctggaaaatatcttgatatatatcttgtttattgtatctgtttacatccgggatgctcactcaggatattggtaacatcctgaatggtatcctcaggatcactaacggattaaatgcaggtacgtgggttagaagctagcaacgttcatgaagaccttttctactgaagactcggtccaagtcgttcacaagaagccgttgaagccgcattactcggtctacaacgttcacattggaatattcggagcatcccatgtttataggaattttagtttgtaattcgttactataaatagtgggtatatcagatcaactaggacatcacgatcgcactctctacactctcaacacttgctttttcgcaactttcacaaaatccattgtaacacttagcgatctgatctatatcctgcactgtatcctgaagtttaaagcaataagaagaactaggcagctgcgattgtcagctcccgaggttttatgccggcgatctagattgatcaagggctttcctcgtacatctcgtgtcatttactttactttattgctcattgtttgatcgtagatacagctcaatatcctgagccgtatcctgaacactgtttttccaaagaacctaacaagcatattttcaacacactttttagcacactacctcactcaactaatttgatcacttaattgcttcggtaatttttgaccaaaacaacaagcatggtggatacgccgctggtacttcctatatataagtgcttgtattgtattgtattacatgtcatagtgttatttaaatcatttagtttggacttatacatttttacgcaaataacacattttcacaagacttcgttttacaaGAACCACTtgctttatacaacttatttttacttggttattcttttaaccatacgttattcttctatttatacatatcatttgattttatcgcttttcaaaggatttacaaaacaaaacattttacaagattcatgactaacttttattaaacacttttcttaaacctaagtcatgaatcctattttcacaaaacctatgttactcacatgcatttttatgctgacgtacctattttcacatgtgttttcaggagctaatgcataggatgatgatcgtgacacgctagggtggacttgggccttagtgacataaaacagagctagacttagtttaattacgttatgtactctttatttcagtagttttaagacaatgtaacatgttggttcttgttttgaacgatgtattccacccttgggtgatgaataaaatattattttaattaccttggttgtggaacaataattctgttacaacactccccgacgtttccgccacgatttgatgttttacgtggtcggggtgtgacggctttgctcttctttcatgctgcaaatcctttctctttttcagccaatttgtttttaagttcttttagagacctttcaaatatgacttcaccagataagattttatcacgaaggttttcattcacctctttgatgttagcaaaagcaataatgcaattgtcagaacacagtttttcaagaacttgaggtgatacctttgcAGCAGCTATCATTGCAtaatcacatttaggattttcctcatcttcagctctctcttctatctcacctgtcttttcttcttcggaccatggatctgtcagtggttcaatcagggtgcctgaactttcttccaacagtacttcatttgcCACAGCAGTAATCacttcttcaatcacctcatccactgtttcagaggccagctgttcctcttcagattcaaccccctcctgtattgactctaatgccatcaaacaaaattcatgatgagaagaaacattagaagcatagagtgcaaaattttcatcactgaggtcttcaggcatactgctccagtcaacaaattcttgagtaaagaaactttgttgatctggttactggagcagtggtttgtggtgcaagttgcacttgtgcctggggagcaggggtttgaacatattggatctgtggagcagctgtttggacataatgcactggcacaggagcaacagcatagtgagcagtgttcacatgtgctgctggggcatattgggcatagtgcacagtgttttgattctgaggtctaggatttgaactagggtgagtgattatgggaccagttgtttgactcctacactctctagcaaaatgtcctaacctgttacacttataacacttgattttcgatttatccaacccaacccttagattcccatgcaaccctagGAATTtccgccctgttcttttataaaacttgctagttctaacacttagcaaggccagttggtgcaggatgtccatttcctctagattattggggtcgaaatgctgtagatcattgagttcaaagcttaaattgtctgacatctggttttcatttgaagtgaatgcataacctgtagagtgaggatcagggttgttaaaatttgcaccagcagttatgtcaatgaagtgatcataaccctgatccttaccactaccaccagattcttcttgacccggAAGaacagtgttaccgaatgaataatcatcaacggttttccctgactcttgtaacttccttttctggttcaactccctttcgtaggtcaggagtcgaccatggagttgggtcaaggtcagatccttgaactcaggtgaatttcgggtgacaaaagctattgtgtcccatttttctggcagtgacctgaggaacctgctgttttgagttgagtttgtaaaagtggttttaacaaccctcagttcactgatgagacaattgaaacgctcaaattgttgattcagtgattcacctttaacaagacaaaatgtttcatactgttggttcaggatttccctattgttttctatgacttcttcggtacctccaaactgttccttaagcgcgtcccacaactctttggcattgtcacaatgtaacaatccagcatatattttGTTGGGCAGCGCTAatgctatgatactaaacgctttagcatctagttcaaatttttgataatccgtttcagtataattttcaacaggttttggaacttgttttttagcatcttcagcgcttggcactgtaggaacatgaggaccaaagatgacagacttccaacaacctgtgctttgttgagcgaggatgtgacccatcctcctctgccagatgttgtactcatttctttttagcataggtggtttaaaaagagaaccaatgttgtttttatcgtcctgagattgtgacgtcattcttgttgttttacaggtactgagaaatcaactttaatggtgattaatccttactctgtttttcaacgacgaacaaacgatcagtatcaactgttttgagctgaactatttacgtcaaaatgattgttaaatcaaatttgaatgtccaagctctgataccaattgttggatctgagtttgtttttgattgtattttatgtttgtaaataagatgaagatggatgagtgtgcagcgaaaattaagatgaaaacaaactttgcatacaatcaaacgagagtaatacttttatcaaacatctttacacaatgaaccgaaagattgaatttattttaaACACGATTAaaatgattgatgaatgattgcaaactccccctcagccagagctcagtagtttgttcgtgcaaagaagacgaatgatgcaaagagctaatagaacagtaccaagtactgaactatttataggcacttgcaaactactgagcatctttgctgacgtcaccatgaaagtgacatctaacctcctaacaaactctaacctctgatctatacagacactgcttgtgttaactactgctaatacattttattacaaaacagactttagaacagctgctgcaaccttctactgctgtgaacccagcagcacttgtccggatcagcagtgcttgactcaaggcagtagattgaatcagcaggactttagtcttccatcagatctttagttgagcagcagttatgggtcagcagtttagcaagatcagcagataggaggtcatcagtagttgtaatcactttcaaggggagagatttgtatatcaacatctgcttattcaggatccactgctctgatctagttttggctttaattatctgttcctctgatagggttcaatcccaacagataCAGAGAAGACGCGTGAGACACTATCGATCGCATTGGTTATCGGAAGACAATCAGGAACGAGAATCGGGAgaaacactggactccgctcataaAGACACCAAAAGAGGTGCTCATGACGGAGAACCATGATTTTAAGGCTCCCAGGCCTATGATGAACAAGAAGGGGCAGGACCCCAACCTATACTGTGAATTCCATAATGATACAGGCCATCTGACAGATGACTGCATCAGCTTAAGGCAAGAAATTGAAAAAGCACTGAAAAGTGGGAAGTTAAGCCACCTAGTAAAGAACGTGCGCAAAGAGACACGTCAGATT
Coding sequences:
- the LOC118490438 gene encoding uncharacterized protein LOC118490438 encodes the protein MSDSSKVPVYLDLEELDSYPTPSIVKKEAPAATSSKPLPAPKANPRTRASTAKKRKGLEVSAPSSEGFSYDELSFTDSLEPMTSFLNKGLQHLLHLYNDACGTVALHEARIKQLESTVADQGAIAEAKSRHYEDKLKKHE